In the Devosia sp. SL43 genome, one interval contains:
- a CDS encoding ABC transporter ATP-binding protein, which yields MDKVGRDRSRGDARTHVAAAHAGKGQSPLVRITLYSFRHPWQASLAIGGTIMASVLQLMIPRVLGHAVDQAGGLVAGGSTGAEQALFWSAMTLLALSVARGFFTLVQNYYSESVGHRVGYELRLAFYDKVQRLSYSYHDKVHSGDLITLGLLDLDGLRMFFATGFVRTILLTVLIGVGAYMLLTTDVLLGLIALSFVPFVAWRSSVAQLLLRKTWLVLQERLSVLTRVMEENLGGIRVVRAFSGQKYELDKFDQASEAALELAHERVMVRVRNTSMMTFSFFAAMGLVLWFGGNKVIAGEMSVGTLAAFLTFMTILQMPVRQLGLMVNSFARASTCGDRFYAFLDAPVDIEDKAGAKPLEVSAGTIAFNDVHFTYPGALHPTLNGVTFEGKIGETIGIVGAPGSGKSTLAHLMSRFYDVSAGSVTIDGQDVRDVTLESLRRQVAVVQQDSFLFTTTIENNIAYGDPWSKETKIERAAESAQLHNYIMGLPAGYDTVVGERGVSLSGGQRQRLSIARSLVLKPAVMVFDDSTAAIDAGTEHRIRSAMRRYAKDRVTFIIAHRLSSLMHATRILFIENGRIIEQGSHEQLLALGGRYRALFDLQTRPVDETEVGEAAQ from the coding sequence ATGGACAAGGTTGGCCGCGACCGTTCACGCGGCGATGCTCGAACTCATGTTGCGGCGGCGCATGCGGGTAAGGGCCAAAGCCCGCTCGTGCGCATCACGCTCTATTCCTTCCGGCACCCCTGGCAGGCGAGCCTCGCCATTGGCGGCACCATCATGGCGTCGGTGTTGCAGCTGATGATCCCGCGCGTGCTCGGCCATGCGGTGGATCAGGCCGGCGGTCTCGTCGCCGGCGGCAGCACGGGTGCTGAACAGGCGCTGTTCTGGAGCGCCATGACGCTGCTGGCGCTATCGGTGGCACGCGGCTTTTTCACTCTGGTGCAGAACTACTATTCGGAAAGCGTCGGCCATCGGGTCGGCTACGAATTGCGGCTGGCCTTCTACGACAAGGTGCAGCGGCTGTCCTATTCCTATCACGACAAGGTCCATTCGGGTGACCTGATCACCCTGGGCCTGCTCGATCTCGACGGCCTCCGGATGTTCTTCGCCACCGGCTTCGTCCGCACCATCCTGCTGACGGTGCTGATCGGTGTCGGCGCCTATATGCTGCTGACGACCGACGTGCTGCTTGGTCTGATCGCCCTGAGCTTCGTGCCTTTCGTGGCCTGGCGCTCGTCGGTGGCGCAACTGCTGCTGCGCAAGACCTGGCTGGTGCTGCAGGAGCGCCTGTCGGTACTGACCCGCGTCATGGAAGAAAACCTGGGCGGTATCCGTGTGGTGCGGGCCTTTTCGGGCCAGAAGTACGAGCTCGACAAGTTCGACCAGGCCTCCGAGGCGGCACTGGAACTGGCGCATGAGCGCGTCATGGTGCGCGTGCGCAATACCTCGATGATGACCTTTTCGTTCTTCGCCGCCATGGGCCTCGTACTCTGGTTCGGCGGCAACAAGGTGATTGCGGGCGAGATGAGCGTCGGCACGCTGGCCGCCTTCCTGACCTTCATGACCATCCTGCAGATGCCGGTGCGTCAGCTTGGCCTGATGGTCAATTCCTTCGCCCGAGCCTCGACCTGCGGCGACCGCTTCTATGCCTTCCTCGATGCTCCGGTTGATATCGAGGACAAGGCCGGCGCCAAGCCGCTTGAGGTCAGCGCGGGAACGATCGCCTTCAACGACGTGCACTTCACCTATCCGGGCGCGCTGCATCCGACGCTCAACGGCGTCACCTTCGAAGGCAAGATCGGCGAAACGATCGGCATTGTCGGAGCGCCGGGCAGCGGCAAGTCGACCCTCGCCCACCTGATGTCGCGCTTCTACGATGTTTCTGCGGGCAGCGTGACGATCGACGGGCAGGATGTGCGCGACGTGACGCTGGAAAGCCTGCGCCGGCAGGTCGCCGTGGTGCAGCAGGACAGCTTCCTCTTCACCACCACGATCGAAAACAACATCGCCTATGGCGACCCATGGTCCAAGGAGACCAAGATCGAAAGGGCTGCCGAAAGCGCCCAGCTGCACAATTACATCATGGGCCTGCCCGCCGGGTACGACACGGTGGTGGGCGAGCGCGGTGTGTCGCTGTCGGGCGGCCAGCGCCAGCGCCTGTCGATCGCGCGGAGCCTCGTGCTCAAGCCGGCGGTGATGGTGTTCGACGATTCCACCGCCGCCATCGATGCGGGCACCGAACACCGCATCCGCAGCGCCATGCGCCGCTACGCCAAGGACCGCGTGACCTTCATCATCGCCCACCGCCTGAGCTCGCTGATGCATGCCACCAGGATCCTGTTCATCGAAAATGGACGGATCATCGAACAGGGCAGCCACGAGCAATTGCTGGCGCTGGGTGGACGCTATCGCGCCCTGTTCGACCTGCAAACCCGCCCCGTTGATGAAACCGAAGTCGGGGAGGCCGCCCAATGA
- a CDS encoding ABC transporter ATP-binding protein codes for MSVIEDDERDSATFPGQRPPRASVGSHKIEEEVFGKAYDPKTIRRIWAFVRPYRSKIYLSVAAVLVFTTTQLAIPLIIGWAIDGGMVEGGNVTNLLWAVLGFAICVLFNFAASWVQETQVGQVAENVLFDMRRAMFAQLQAVSLSFMDKTEVGRLMSRLQGDVNSMQEFLETSVISVGDIVLLFGIVAVLLTLDPWLGVLTLITMPILFIVRIFWLPPAKRAFWAAHETNSLTNGAMAEGINGVRTVQNLDRQKVNFDLYDDKAHHNLRAQLTGSKYAQVMVPIVDSLTGISMATVVLVGGSMVLNGGLQVGVIVAFLFYIQRFFDPIRSLTMQYSIMQRAMTSGRRITEVLDLPVTINDKPDALTLTRDMDGSVAFSDVVFGYDPERPVLKHVSFRVNPGETVALVGPTGSGKTSAMSLVHRFYEVQDGAVLVGGHDVRNITQESLGEQVAMVLQEPFLFTGSVFDNIRYNKKSATREGVIAAAKAVGAHDFIERLSGGYDSILEQRGSNLSLGQRQLLSFARALVADAKILVLDEATANIDSYTERQIQKALEILLEGRTGLVIAHRLATIRGADRIIVLQNGEKIEEGNHDQLMELGGLYSRLYNMNYASFDDIPDELVAQANARAAST; via the coding sequence ATGAGCGTGATCGAGGACGACGAACGCGACAGCGCCACCTTTCCCGGCCAACGGCCACCGCGCGCCAGCGTGGGCAGCCACAAGATCGAGGAAGAGGTCTTCGGCAAGGCCTACGATCCCAAGACGATCAGGCGCATCTGGGCCTTCGTGCGGCCCTATCGCAGCAAGATTTACCTGTCGGTGGCCGCCGTGCTGGTCTTCACCACCACGCAGCTGGCCATTCCGCTGATCATCGGCTGGGCCATCGATGGCGGCATGGTGGAAGGCGGCAATGTCACCAACCTGCTCTGGGCCGTGCTGGGCTTTGCCATCTGCGTGCTGTTCAATTTCGCCGCGTCCTGGGTTCAGGAAACGCAGGTGGGGCAGGTGGCCGAGAATGTGCTGTTCGACATGCGCCGCGCCATGTTCGCGCAATTGCAGGCCGTGTCGCTGAGCTTCATGGACAAGACCGAAGTCGGCCGCCTGATGAGCCGTCTGCAGGGCGACGTCAATTCCATGCAGGAATTCCTCGAGACCTCGGTGATCTCGGTGGGCGATATCGTGCTGCTGTTCGGTATTGTTGCCGTGCTGCTGACGCTCGATCCCTGGCTGGGCGTGCTGACGCTGATCACCATGCCCATCCTGTTCATCGTGCGCATCTTCTGGCTGCCGCCGGCCAAGCGCGCCTTCTGGGCGGCGCATGAAACCAATTCGCTGACCAATGGCGCCATGGCCGAAGGCATCAATGGCGTGCGCACCGTGCAGAACCTCGATCGCCAGAAGGTCAATTTCGACCTCTATGACGACAAGGCGCATCATAACCTGCGTGCGCAGCTGACCGGGTCGAAATATGCCCAGGTCATGGTGCCTATCGTCGACAGCCTGACCGGCATTTCGATGGCCACGGTGGTGCTGGTGGGCGGTTCAATGGTGCTCAATGGCGGATTGCAGGTCGGCGTCATCGTGGCCTTCCTGTTCTACATCCAGCGTTTCTTCGATCCGATCCGCTCGCTCACCATGCAGTATTCCATCATGCAGCGCGCCATGACCTCGGGTCGCCGCATCACCGAGGTGCTCGACCTGCCGGTGACCATCAACGACAAGCCTGACGCGCTGACACTAACGCGCGACATGGATGGCTCGGTGGCCTTCAGCGACGTGGTGTTCGGCTACGATCCGGAGCGCCCGGTGCTCAAGCATGTCTCGTTCCGCGTCAATCCAGGCGAGACGGTCGCCCTGGTGGGGCCGACCGGCTCGGGCAAGACATCAGCCATGTCGCTGGTGCATCGCTTCTACGAGGTGCAGGACGGCGCCGTTCTGGTGGGTGGTCACGACGTGCGCAATATAACCCAGGAAAGCCTGGGCGAGCAGGTCGCCATGGTGCTGCAGGAGCCGTTTCTGTTCACGGGCTCGGTCTTTGACAATATCCGCTACAACAAGAAATCGGCGACGCGCGAAGGCGTCATCGCGGCGGCCAAGGCCGTCGGCGCGCATGATTTCATCGAGCGGCTGTCCGGCGGCTATGACAGTATTCTCGAACAACGCGGCTCCAACCTGTCGCTGGGGCAGCGGCAGCTGCTGAGCTTTGCCCGCGCTCTGGTAGCCGATGCCAAAATCCTGGTGCTGGACGAGGCCACGGCCAATATCGATAGCTATACCGAGCGCCAGATCCAGAAGGCGCTCGAAATCCTGCTCGAAGGGCGTACGGGCCTCGTGATCGCGCATCGCCTCGCCACCATTCGCGGGGCCGACCGGATTATCGTGCTGCAGAATGGCGAGAAGATCGAAGAGGGCAACCACGACCAGCTCATGGAACTGGGCGGGCTCTATTCCAGGCTCTACAACATGAACTATGCCAGCTTCGACGATATCCCGGACGAGCTGGTGGCGCAGGCCAATGCGCGGGCGGCGAGTACGTAG